A DNA window from Amphiprion ocellaris isolate individual 3 ecotype Okinawa chromosome 8, ASM2253959v1, whole genome shotgun sequence contains the following coding sequences:
- the slc35a2 gene encoding UDP-galactose translocator, which yields MAGGNHNTAREEKATSRGQSEANRRLKYISLAVLVVQNASLILSIRYVRTLPGDRFFTTSAVVMAEVLKVLTCLLIILLQRRFNVKDTVYFLVDSIMFQYKDTLKLAVPSLIYTLQNNLQYVAISNLPAATFQVTYQLKILTTALFSVLMLRKSLSRVQWVSLLLLFAGVAIVQVQQEGNKEASVSGGSNQNYTVGLVAVVISCLSSGFAGVYFEKILKGSSASVWVRNVQLGIFGTALGMLGLWWNDGAAIARRGFLFGYTDMVWAVIFNQAFGGLLVAVVVKYADNILKGFATSFSIVVSTVMSVYLFGFHVDLLFTAGAGLVIGAVYMYSLPKATASSSSSSSSSSSAAAPRTDGPELEAFLPKAEPPSD from the exons ATGGCCGGAGGGAACCACAACACGGCCAGGGAGGAGAAGGCGACGAGCCGGGGTCAGAGCGAAG CCAACAGGAGGTTGAAGTACATCAGTCTGGCCGTCCTCGTGGTCCAGAATGCGTCTCTCATCCTCAGCATCCGATACGTCCGCACGTTGCCCGGCGACCGCTTCTTCACCACGTCGGCCGTCGTCATGGCGGAGGTCCTGAAGGTCCTGACCTGTCTGCTCATCATCCTGCTGCAGAGGAGAT TTAATGTGAAGGACACCGTCTACTTCCTGGTCGACTCCATCATGTTTCAGTACAAAGACACCTTAAAACTGGCCGTTCCTTCTCTGATCTACACGCTGCAGAACAACCTGCAGTACGTCGCCATCTCCAACCTGCCGGCCGCCACCTTCCAG GTGACCTACCAGCTGAAGATCCTCACCACGGCTCTGTTCAGCGTCTTGATGCTCAGGAAGTCTCTGTCCAGAGTTCAGTGggtttctctgctgctgctgttcgcCGGCGTCGCCATCGTCCAG GTGCAGCAGGAGGGGAACAAGGAGGCGTCTGTGTCGGGCGGCTCTAACCAGAACTACACCGTGGGGCTGGTTGCCGTGGTGATCAGCTGCCTGTCGTCGGGCTTCGCCGGCGTTTACTTCGAGAAGATCCTGAAGGGCAGCTCGGCCTCGGTGTGGGTGAGGAACGTGCAGCTGGGGATCTTCGGCACGGCGCTCGGCATGCTGGGACTGTGGTGGAACGACGGCGCCGCCATCGCCCGCCGCGGCTTCCTGTTCGGCTACACCGACATGGTCTGGGCCGTCATCTTCAACCAGGCCTTCGGCGGCCTGCTGGTCGCCGTGGTGGTCAAATACGCCGACAACATCCTGAAGGGCTTCGCCACCTCCTTCTCCATCGTCGTCTCCACGGTGATGTCCGTCTACCTGTTCGGCTTCCACGTGGACCTGCTGTTCACGGCAGGGGCGGGGCTTGTCATCGGCGCCGTCTACATGTACAGCCTCCCCAAAGccaccgcctcctcctcctcttcctcctcctcctcttcctcggcGGCGGCTCCGAGGACGGACGGCCCTGAGCTGGAGGCCTTCCTGCCAAA AGCTGAACCTCCTTCAGACTAA
- the pim2 gene encoding serine/threonine-protein kinase pim-2: protein MLEKSSAELREEEPVRKNVKEPFCSRYSCGSLLGSGGFGSVFSGQRLSDGLQVAVKQISRDSVQQWARLSGEAAPVPMEIVLLQRLSEVGGHGGVVRLLDWFQVEGRGFLLVLERPPQSQDLFDFITERGALPERLALRFFRQIVEALRFVHANGVVHRDVKDENIVVDTRTLDVKIIDFGSGAALKETPYSEFEGTRVYSPPEWVESQSYLAVPLTVWSLGVLLFDMVCGDIPFERDQEIVEAMPLFTKRVSKECQSLIRWCLSYRPEDRPTLEEVLTHPWMDREPEDEEEDRGDLQGGPNSLPGQSL, encoded by the exons ATGTTGGAGAAAAGTTCCGCGGAGCTCCGGGAGGAAGAGCCGGTTCGAAAGAACG TGAAGGAACCGTTCTGCAGCCGCTACAGCTGTGGTTCTCTGCTCGGCAGCGGAGGTTTCGGTTCTGTGTTTTCAGGCCAGCGGCTGTCGGACGGACTGCAG GTGGCCGTCAAACAGATCTCCAGAGACAGCGTCCAGCAGTGGGCCCGACTG TCAGGCGAGGCGGCGCCGGTTCCCATGGAGATCGTTCTGCTGCAGCGGCTGTCGGAGGTCGGAGGTCACGGAGGCGTGGTCCGTCTGCTGGACTGGTTCCAGGTGGAGGGGCGGGGCTTCCTGCTGGTTCTAGAGAGACCCCCTCAGAGCCAGGACCTGTTTGACTTCATCACTGAGAGGGGGGCACTGCCGGAACGCCTCGCACTCAG GTTCTTCCGTCAGATCGTGGAGGCTCTGCGATTCGTCCACGCTAATGGCGTCGTCCACCGAGACGTCAAAGACGAGAACATCGTGGTGGACACCAGGACGCTGGATGTCAAGATCATCGACTTCGGCTCCGGAGCGGCGCTGAAGGAGACGCCATACAGCGAGTTCGAAG GTACGCGGGTGTACAGTCCTCCAGAGTGGGTGGAGTCTCAGTCGTACCTGGCGGTTCCTCTGACCGTCTGGTCTCTGGGGGTTCTGCTCTTCGACATGGTTTGCGGTGACATTCCGTTTGAGCGCGACCAGGAGATCGTCGAGGCCATGCCCCTCTTCACTAAGCGCGTCTCTAAAG AATGCCAGTCTCTGATTCGCTGGTGTCTGTCCTACCGGCCCGAGGACCGGCCCACCCTGGAGGAGGTTCTGACCCACCCCTGGATGGACCGAGAGccggaggatgaggaggaggacaggggaGACCTGCAGGGGGGGCCCAACTCGCTGCCGGGACAGTCCCTctga